The following proteins are encoded in a genomic region of Mycobacterium kiyosense:
- the mpt51 gene encoding MPT51/MPB51 antigen — translation MEVHMRGLSVLLRLLCVGVLSITLGAIAGIPSGSTGTAKAAPYETLMVPSAAMGRDIPVAFLAGGPHAVYLLDAADAAPDVSNWVTAGNAMNTLAGKGISVVAPAGGAFSMYTNWEQDGSKQWDTFLSSELPDWLAANKGLAPGGHGVVGASQGGYAAMALATFHPDRFGFAGSLSGFLYPSETSTNGAIMAGLQQFGGVDGAGMWGAPQLGRWKWHDPFVHEALLAQNNTRVWVWSPTTGAASNPAAMLGAGDSAMGNARMFYQHYREVGGHNGHFDFPGGGDNGWGSWAGQLGAMSGDIVGAIR, via the coding sequence ATGGAGGTGCACATGAGGGGTCTGTCCGTGCTGCTGCGACTGCTCTGCGTCGGCGTGCTGTCGATCACGTTGGGCGCGATCGCGGGAATCCCGTCGGGGTCGACCGGCACCGCGAAGGCAGCCCCGTACGAAACCCTGATGGTGCCCTCGGCCGCGATGGGCCGCGACATCCCGGTGGCGTTCCTGGCGGGCGGGCCGCACGCGGTGTACCTGCTGGACGCCGCCGACGCCGCCCCCGACGTCAGCAACTGGGTCACCGCGGGCAACGCGATGAACACCTTGGCCGGCAAGGGGATCTCGGTGGTCGCCCCGGCCGGGGGTGCGTTCAGCATGTACACCAACTGGGAGCAGGACGGCAGCAAGCAGTGGGACACCTTCCTGTCCAGCGAGCTGCCCGACTGGCTGGCCGCCAACAAGGGTCTGGCCCCGGGTGGACACGGCGTCGTCGGCGCCTCGCAGGGCGGCTACGCCGCGATGGCGCTGGCCACGTTTCACCCCGACCGCTTCGGTTTCGCCGGCTCGTTGTCCGGCTTCCTGTACCCGTCGGAGACCTCCACCAACGGCGCGATCATGGCCGGCCTGCAGCAGTTCGGTGGGGTGGACGGCGCCGGCATGTGGGGAGCCCCACAGCTGGGCCGGTGGAAATGGCACGACCCGTTTGTGCACGAGGCGCTGCTGGCGCAGAACAACACCCGCGTCTGGGTCTGGAGCCCGACCACCGGTGCGGCCAGCAATCCCGCCGCCATGCTGGGCGCCGGGGATTCGGCGATGGGCAACGCCCGGATGTTCTACCAGCACTATCGGGAGGTCGGTGGCCACAACGGCCACTTCGATTTCCCGGGCGGCGGCGACAACGGCTGGGGCTCGTGGGCGGGCCAGCTGGGCGCCATGTCCGGGGACATCGTCGGCGCCATCCGCTGA
- the fbpB_3 gene encoding diacylglycerol acyltransferase/mycolyltransferase Ag85B, giving the protein MVGAAAAVLLSGLVGVLNVTGGSATAGAFSRPGLPVEYLQVPSAAMGRDIKIQFQSGGANAPALYLLDGMRAQDDFNGWDINTPAFEWYLQSGLAVVMPVGGQSSFYSDWYKPACGKAGCTTYKWETFLTSELPAYLAANKSVKPTGSAAVGLSMAGSSALILAAFHPSQFVYAGSLSALLDPSQGMGPSLIGLAMGDAGGYKKDDMWGPTSDPAWQRNDPTLQVGQLVANNTRIWVYCGNGKPSELGGDNLPAKFLEGFVRDSNIKFQTAYNAAGGHNAVFNFDANGTHSWEYWGQQLNAMKGDLQATLGATPGAGPATAAPAPAAGQGT; this is encoded by the coding sequence ATGGTGGGCGCCGCAGCAGCGGTCCTGCTGTCGGGTCTGGTCGGTGTCTTGAATGTCACTGGCGGCTCGGCGACCGCGGGTGCGTTCTCGCGGCCGGGCCTGCCGGTGGAATATCTGCAGGTGCCGTCCGCGGCGATGGGCCGCGACATCAAGATCCAGTTCCAGAGCGGTGGCGCCAACGCGCCGGCTCTGTACCTGCTCGACGGCATGCGCGCCCAGGACGACTTCAACGGCTGGGACATCAACACCCCGGCGTTCGAGTGGTACCTGCAGTCCGGCCTGGCGGTCGTGATGCCGGTCGGCGGGCAATCCAGCTTCTACTCCGACTGGTACAAGCCGGCCTGCGGTAAGGCGGGTTGCACCACCTACAAGTGGGAGACCTTCCTGACCAGCGAGCTGCCCGCGTACCTGGCGGCCAACAAGTCGGTCAAGCCGACCGGTAGCGCTGCGGTGGGCCTGTCGATGGCCGGTTCGTCCGCGCTGATCCTGGCCGCCTTCCACCCCAGCCAGTTCGTCTACGCCGGCTCGCTGTCGGCGCTGCTGGACCCCTCGCAGGGGATGGGCCCGTCGCTGATCGGCCTGGCCATGGGCGATGCCGGTGGCTACAAGAAGGACGACATGTGGGGCCCGACGAGCGACCCGGCCTGGCAGCGCAACGACCCGACGCTGCAGGTGGGCCAGCTGGTCGCCAACAACACCCGCATCTGGGTGTACTGCGGTAACGGCAAGCCGTCCGAGCTGGGTGGCGACAACCTGCCCGCGAAGTTCCTGGAGGGCTTCGTCCGCGACAGCAACATCAAGTTCCAGACGGCCTACAACGCTGCCGGCGGACACAACGCGGTGTTCAACTTCGACGCCAACGGCACACACAGCTGGGAGTACTGGGGCCAGCAGCTGAACGCGATGAAGGGCGACCTGCAGGCGACGCTGGGGGCCACCCCCGGCGCCGGGCCTGCCACCGCCGCTCCCGCTCCGGCGGCCGGCCAGGGCACCTAG
- the aftB gene encoding terminal beta-(1->2)-arabinofuranosyltransferase yields the protein MLLLLSASQRFRALQAAALQVGTRRPAVRRIKWPVFPYGTTTRVSLWVSVVVVAALFGWGAWQRRWIADDGLIVLRTVRNLLAGNGPVFNAGERVEANTSTIWTYLLYVGSWVGGPLRLEYVALAVALTLSVLGVVLLMLGTGRLYAPSLRSRRAVMLPAGVLVYIAVPPARDFATSGLESGLALAYLGLLWWMMVCWAQPLRVRPENRAFIVALAFVAGCSVLVRPELALIGGAALVMMLIAARNWRRRALIVLAGGLLPVAYQIFRMGYYGLLVPGTALAKDAGGDKWSQGLIYLSNFNQPYLLWVPLVLLVPLGIVLMLMRRRPAFLRPALAPDYGRVARSVQSPTAVVLWMLVSGLLQALYWIRQGGDFMHGRVLLVPLFCLLAPVAVIPVLIPDGKDVSRETGYWLAGAVSALWLGVAGWSLWAANSPGMGDDATHVTYTGIVDERRFYAQATGRAHPLTAADYLDYPRMAAVLVALDNTPQGALLLPSGNYTQWDLVPMIPPGSAPGIPADLKPQHTVFFTNLGMVGMNVGLNVRVIDQIGLANPLAAHTERLKHGRIGHDKNLFPDWVVADGPWVKWPPGIPAYLDQQWVAEAEAALKCPATQAVLNSVRAPLTMRRFVSNVLHAYEFTQYRIDRIPLNELIKCGLEVPRLPPTPPRD from the coding sequence GTGCTGCTGTTGCTTTCGGCTAGTCAACGATTCAGGGCGCTGCAAGCGGCGGCACTGCAGGTAGGGACCCGCCGACCGGCGGTCCGTCGGATCAAGTGGCCGGTGTTCCCCTACGGAACGACGACCCGCGTCAGCCTGTGGGTCAGCGTGGTCGTCGTCGCGGCGCTGTTCGGCTGGGGTGCCTGGCAACGCCGCTGGATCGCCGACGACGGGCTGATCGTGCTGCGCACCGTACGCAACCTGTTGGCCGGCAACGGGCCGGTGTTCAACGCCGGTGAGCGGGTGGAGGCCAACACCTCCACCATCTGGACCTACCTGCTCTACGTCGGCAGTTGGGTGGGTGGGCCGCTGCGGTTGGAATATGTGGCACTGGCGGTCGCCCTGACGTTGTCGGTGCTCGGTGTGGTGCTGCTGATGCTGGGCACCGGTCGGTTGTACGCACCCAGCCTGCGCAGCCGCCGTGCCGTCATGCTGCCCGCCGGCGTGTTGGTCTACATCGCGGTGCCGCCCGCGCGCGACTTCGCCACCTCGGGCCTGGAAAGCGGGCTGGCGCTGGCCTATCTGGGTCTGCTCTGGTGGATGATGGTTTGCTGGGCGCAGCCGCTGCGGGTCCGTCCGGAAAACCGGGCGTTCATCGTCGCGCTGGCGTTCGTCGCGGGCTGCAGCGTGTTGGTGCGCCCGGAGCTGGCGCTGATCGGCGGGGCCGCGCTGGTGATGATGCTGATCGCGGCGCGCAACTGGCGACGGCGGGCGCTGATCGTGCTGGCCGGTGGCCTGCTGCCGGTCGCCTACCAGATCTTCCGGATGGGTTACTACGGCCTGCTGGTGCCCGGTACCGCCTTGGCCAAGGACGCCGGGGGCGACAAGTGGTCGCAGGGGTTAATCTACCTGTCCAACTTCAACCAGCCGTACCTGCTGTGGGTGCCGCTCGTGCTGCTGGTGCCGCTGGGAATCGTGCTGATGCTGATGCGCCGGCGGCCGGCATTCCTGCGTCCCGCGCTGGCGCCCGACTACGGTCGGGTGGCCCGGTCGGTGCAGAGCCCGACGGCGGTGGTGCTGTGGATGCTGGTCAGCGGACTGTTGCAGGCCCTTTACTGGATCCGTCAGGGCGGCGACTTCATGCACGGGCGGGTGCTGCTGGTGCCGTTGTTCTGTTTGCTGGCGCCGGTCGCCGTGATCCCGGTGCTGATCCCGGACGGGAAAGACGTCAGCCGCGAGACCGGTTACTGGCTGGCCGGCGCGGTCAGCGCGCTGTGGCTCGGCGTCGCGGGATGGTCGTTGTGGGCGGCGAATTCGCCGGGCATGGGCGACGACGCCACGCATGTCACCTACACCGGAATCGTCGACGAACGCCGCTTCTATGCCCAGGCCACCGGCCGGGCGCATCCGCTGACCGCCGCCGACTACCTGGACTACCCGCGGATGGCCGCCGTGCTGGTGGCCCTGGACAACACCCCGCAGGGCGCCCTGCTGCTGCCGTCGGGCAACTACACCCAGTGGGACCTGGTGCCGATGATCCCGCCGGGCAGCGCCCCGGGCATCCCGGCCGACCTCAAGCCGCAGCACACGGTGTTCTTCACCAACCTGGGCATGGTGGGCATGAACGTGGGCCTCAATGTCCGGGTGATCGACCAGATCGGCCTGGCGAATCCGCTGGCCGCGCACACCGAACGGTTGAAACACGGCCGGATCGGCCACGACAAGAACCTGTTCCCCGACTGGGTGGTGGCCGACGGACCGTGGGTGAAATGGCCGCCGGGCATCCCGGCCTACCTCGACCAGCAGTGGGTGGCCGAGGCGGAGGCGGCCCTGAAATGCCCCGCCACCCAGGCGGTGCTCAACTCGGTTCGCGCACCGTTGACCATGCGCCGGTTCGTGTCCAACGTGCTGCACGCCTACGAGTTCACCCAGTACCGGATCGACCGGATTCCGCTCAACGAGCTGATCAAATGTGGGCTCGAGGTTCCGCGGTTACCGCCCACCCCGCCCCGCGACTGA
- a CDS encoding decaprenyl-phosphate phosphoribosyltransferase has product MSGDVVERAEKPANEKPAKVPGPPTNLVTGLIKAIRPRQWVKNVLVLAAPLAAAGRGSQYDFAKLATEVAVAFAVFSLAASAIYLVNDVRDVEADREHPTKKYRPIAAGVVPEWLAYLLAVLLGSASLGISWWLTPNLAVVMAVYLVMQLAYCFGLKHQAVLDVCIVSSAYLIRAIAGGAATNTHLSQWFLLTAAFGSLFMVAGKRYAELQLAERTGAQIRKSLESYTSTYLRFVWTMSATAVVLCYGLWAFERDGDKGSWYAVSMIPFTIAILRYAVDVDGGLAGEPEDIALRDRVLQLLALAWIATVGAAVAFG; this is encoded by the coding sequence ATGAGTGGCGACGTGGTCGAACGGGCCGAGAAGCCGGCCAACGAGAAGCCCGCCAAGGTGCCCGGACCGCCGACCAACCTGGTGACCGGGTTGATCAAGGCGATCCGCCCGCGGCAGTGGGTGAAGAACGTGCTGGTGCTGGCCGCGCCGCTGGCCGCCGCCGGCCGCGGCAGCCAATACGACTTCGCCAAGCTGGCGACCGAGGTCGCGGTCGCCTTCGCCGTGTTCAGCCTGGCGGCGTCGGCGATATACCTCGTCAACGACGTCCGCGACGTCGAGGCCGATCGGGAGCATCCCACCAAGAAGTACCGCCCGATCGCCGCCGGGGTGGTACCCGAATGGCTGGCGTATCTGCTGGCGGTGCTGCTGGGCTCGGCTTCGCTGGGTATTTCGTGGTGGTTGACACCGAACCTGGCGGTGGTGATGGCGGTTTATCTCGTCATGCAGCTGGCCTACTGCTTCGGGCTCAAACATCAGGCGGTGCTCGACGTCTGCATCGTGTCGTCGGCCTATCTGATCCGCGCCATCGCCGGCGGCGCGGCCACCAACACCCATCTGTCCCAATGGTTTCTGCTGACGGCGGCCTTCGGGTCGTTGTTCATGGTGGCCGGTAAGCGCTACGCCGAGCTGCAACTGGCCGAGCGCACCGGCGCCCAGATCCGCAAGTCGCTGGAAAGCTACACCAGCACCTACCTGCGGTTCGTCTGGACGATGTCGGCCACCGCGGTGGTGTTGTGCTACGGGCTGTGGGCGTTCGAGCGCGACGGCGACAAGGGATCCTGGTACGCGGTGTCGATGATCCCGTTCACCATCGCGATCCTGCGCTACGCCGTGGACGTCGACGGCGGGCTGGCCGGGGAGCCCGAGGACATCGCGCTGCGCGACCGGGTGCTGCAACTGCTGGCGCTGGCGTGGATCGCAACAGTGGGTGCTGCTGTTGCTTTCGGCTAG
- a CDS encoding galactofuranosyl transferase GlfT2: MTAVSLLSRIILPRPGEPLDVRKLYLEESTTNARRAHATTRTSLQIGAESEVSFATYFNAFPASYWRRWSICTSVVLRVELTGSGRVDLYRTKATGARIFVEGRGFAGTEDAPETLEIEVGLGPFEDGGWIWFDVTTDSKVTLLGGGWYAPIPAPGTANIAVGIPTFNRPADCANALRELTADPLVDEVIGAVIVPDQGTRKVRDHPDFPAAAARLGDRLSLHDQPNLGGSGGYSRVMYEALKNTDCQQILFMDDDIRIEPDSILRVLAMSRFAKTPMLVGGQMLNLQEPSHLHIMGEVVDRSNFMWTAAAHAEYDHDFAEYPLSDKEDKSKLLHRRIDVDYNGWWTCMIPRQVAEELGQPLPLFIKWDDADYGLRAAEHGYPTVTLPGAAIWHMAWSDKDDAIDWQAYFHLRNRLVVAAMHWDGDVSGLVRSHLRATLKHLACLEYSTVEIQNRAIDDFLAGPEHIFSILESALPEVHRLRKAYPDAVVLPAASELPAPLHKNKVMKPPVNPLVISYRLARGVLHNLKPTNPAHHERPEYNVPTQDARWFRLCTVDGVTVTTADGCGVVYRQRDRAKMFTLLTQSLRRQRQLARRFDEMRRVYRQALPVLSSQQKWETVLRPESDKCPEPAARAATHEPRHG; encoded by the coding sequence ATGACCGCCGTCAGCTTGCTGTCCCGCATCATCCTGCCGCGTCCCGGCGAACCCCTGGACGTGCGCAAGTTGTACCTCGAGGAGTCGACCACCAACGCGCGGCGTGCGCACGCGACCACCCGTACGTCGCTGCAGATCGGCGCCGAGTCCGAGGTGTCGTTCGCGACCTACTTCAACGCCTTCCCGGCCAGCTACTGGCGGCGTTGGTCGATCTGCACCTCGGTGGTGCTGCGCGTCGAGCTGACCGGCTCCGGTCGCGTCGACCTGTACCGGACCAAGGCCACCGGTGCCCGCATCTTCGTCGAGGGCCGCGGCTTCGCCGGTACCGAGGACGCCCCGGAGACCCTCGAGATCGAGGTGGGCCTGGGTCCGTTCGAGGACGGCGGCTGGATCTGGTTCGACGTCACCACCGACAGCAAGGTGACCCTGCTGGGCGGCGGGTGGTACGCGCCGATCCCGGCTCCGGGCACCGCGAACATCGCCGTGGGCATCCCGACGTTCAACCGCCCCGCCGACTGCGCCAACGCGCTGCGCGAACTCACCGCCGACCCGCTGGTCGACGAGGTGATCGGCGCGGTGATCGTGCCGGACCAGGGCACCCGGAAGGTGCGCGACCACCCGGACTTCCCGGCCGCCGCCGCGCGGCTGGGCGACCGGCTGTCCCTGCACGACCAGCCCAACCTCGGCGGTTCCGGCGGCTACAGCCGGGTGATGTACGAGGCGCTGAAAAACACCGACTGCCAACAGATCCTGTTCATGGACGACGACATCCGCATCGAACCGGACTCGATCCTGCGGGTGCTGGCGATGAGCCGGTTCGCCAAGACCCCGATGCTGGTGGGCGGGCAGATGCTCAACCTGCAGGAGCCGTCCCACCTGCACATCATGGGCGAGGTGGTGGATCGGTCGAACTTCATGTGGACGGCGGCGGCGCACGCCGAGTACGACCACGACTTCGCCGAATATCCGCTGAGCGACAAAGAGGACAAGAGCAAGCTGCTGCACCGGCGCATCGACGTCGACTACAACGGCTGGTGGACCTGCATGATCCCCCGGCAGGTCGCCGAGGAGCTGGGTCAGCCGTTGCCGCTGTTCATCAAGTGGGACGACGCCGACTACGGGCTGCGGGCCGCCGAGCACGGCTACCCCACCGTCACGTTGCCCGGTGCCGCGATCTGGCACATGGCGTGGAGTGATAAGGACGACGCCATCGACTGGCAGGCGTACTTCCACTTGCGCAATCGCCTGGTGGTCGCCGCGATGCACTGGGACGGTGACGTCTCCGGCCTGGTCCGCAGCCACCTCCGGGCGACACTGAAACACCTTGCCTGCCTTGAGTATTCGACGGTAGAGATCCAGAACCGGGCGATCGACGACTTCCTGGCCGGGCCGGAGCACATCTTCTCCATCCTGGAATCGGCGCTGCCGGAAGTGCATCGCCTGCGCAAGGCCTACCCGGACGCGGTGGTGCTGCCGGCGGCCAGCGAACTCCCGGCGCCGCTGCACAAGAACAAAGTGATGAAGCCGCCGGTCAACCCGCTGGTGATCAGCTACCGGCTGGCCCGCGGTGTGTTGCACAACCTCAAGCCCACCAATCCGGCGCACCACGAACGTCCGGAGTACAACGTGCCGACCCAGGACGCGCGCTGGTTCCGGTTGTGCACGGTCGACGGCGTGACCGTCACGACCGCCGACGGGTGCGGCGTCGTCTACCGCCAGCGCGACCGGGCCAAGATGTTCACGTTGCTGACCCAGTCGTTGCGTCGGCAGCGGCAACTGGCGCGCCGCTTCGACGAGATGCGAAGGGTGTACCGGCAGGCGCTGCCGGTGCTGTCCAGCCAGCAGAAGTGGGAGACGGTACTGCGCCCCGAAAGCGACAAGTGCCCCGAGCCGGCCGCCAGAGCGGCAACTCACGAGCCCCGACATGGCTGA
- the glf gene encoding UDP-galactopyranose mutase, giving the protein MATQLDKRVLVVERRPHLGGNAYSEPEPQTGIEVHKYGAHLFHTSNKKVWDYVQQFTDFTGYQHRVFAMHNGQAYQFPMGLGLVAQFFGRYYSPAEARKLIAEQAAEINSAEAQNFEEKAISLIGRPLYEAFVKHYTAKQWQTDPKELPAANITRLPVRYTFDNRYFNDTYEGLPVDGYTAWLQNMAADERIEVRLDTDWFDVRDELRAASPDAPVVYTGPLDRYFDYAEGRLGWRTLDFELEVLGDCGDFQGTPVMNYNDADVPYTRIHEFRHFHPERDYPTDKTVIMREYSRFAEDDDEPYYPINTEADRALLAAYRARAKSETAAAKVLFGGRLGTYQYLDMHMAIASALSMYDNVLAPHLRDGVPLVGAPE; this is encoded by the coding sequence GTGGCTACCCAGCTCGACAAGCGCGTCCTCGTCGTGGAGCGGCGCCCGCACCTCGGCGGTAACGCCTACTCCGAACCGGAGCCGCAGACCGGGATCGAGGTGCACAAGTACGGGGCGCACCTTTTCCACACCTCCAATAAGAAGGTGTGGGACTACGTGCAGCAGTTCACCGACTTCACCGGCTACCAGCACCGGGTGTTCGCCATGCACAACGGGCAGGCCTACCAGTTCCCGATGGGTCTGGGCCTGGTGGCGCAGTTCTTCGGCCGCTACTACTCCCCGGCGGAAGCGCGCAAGCTGATCGCCGAGCAGGCCGCCGAGATCAACAGCGCCGAGGCGCAGAACTTCGAAGAGAAGGCGATTTCGCTGATCGGCCGGCCGCTCTACGAGGCGTTCGTGAAGCACTACACGGCCAAGCAGTGGCAGACCGACCCCAAGGAACTCCCCGCGGCCAACATCACCCGGCTGCCGGTGCGCTACACCTTCGACAACCGGTACTTCAACGACACCTATGAGGGCCTGCCGGTCGACGGCTACACCGCCTGGCTGCAGAATATGGCCGCCGACGAGCGCATCGAGGTCAGGCTGGACACCGACTGGTTCGACGTGCGCGACGAACTGCGCGCGGCCAGCCCGGACGCCCCGGTGGTGTACACCGGCCCGCTGGACCGCTACTTCGACTACGCCGAAGGCCGGCTCGGATGGCGCACGCTGGACTTCGAGCTCGAGGTGCTCGGCGACTGCGGGGACTTTCAAGGCACCCCGGTGATGAACTACAACGACGCGGACGTCCCGTACACCCGCATCCACGAGTTCCGCCACTTCCACCCCGAGCGTGACTACCCGACCGACAAGACGGTGATCATGCGCGAATACTCCAGGTTCGCCGAAGACGACGACGAGCCCTACTATCCGATCAACACCGAGGCCGACCGCGCCCTGTTGGCCGCCTATCGGGCCAGGGCGAAGTCCGAGACCGCGGCAGCGAAGGTGCTGTTCGGCGGGCGCTTGGGCACCTACCAGTACCTGGATATGCATATGGCCATCGCCAGCGCTTTGAGCATGTACGACAACGTCCTCGCGCCGCACCTCAGGGACGGCGTTCCGCTCGTGGGAGCCCCGGAATGA